The Streptomyces sp. NBC_00224 genome has a window encoding:
- a CDS encoding sugar phosphate isomerase/epimerase family protein, producing the protein MTTAKTRIRIGSAPDSWGVWFPDDPRQVPWSRFLDEVSGAGYGWIELGPYGYLPTDPRRLADETARRNLRVSAGTVFTGLHHGPAVWETTWEHVADVAELTRATGAGHLVVIPAFWRDDKTGEVLESATLTAAQWRDLAGQTERLAREVRERYGLRIVVHPHADTHIDSEENVARFLDATDPDLVSLCLDTGHYAYCGGDSVKLIETYGERIGYLHLKQVDPDILAQVHAEELPFGPAVARGVMCEPPAGVPALEPVLAAAQALDVDLFAIVEQDMYPCDPDRPLPIATRTRAFLRSCGA; encoded by the coding sequence ATGACGACGGCCAAGACTCGCATCCGGATCGGCTCGGCCCCCGACTCCTGGGGCGTCTGGTTTCCCGACGACCCCCGCCAGGTCCCCTGGTCCCGCTTCCTCGACGAGGTCTCCGGGGCCGGATACGGCTGGATCGAACTCGGACCGTACGGCTATCTCCCCACCGACCCGCGGCGCCTCGCCGACGAGACCGCGCGCCGGAACCTGCGCGTGTCGGCCGGGACCGTCTTCACCGGGCTGCACCACGGCCCGGCGGTGTGGGAGACGACCTGGGAGCACGTCGCGGACGTGGCCGAGCTGACCCGGGCGACCGGCGCCGGGCACCTCGTCGTCATCCCGGCGTTCTGGCGCGACGACAAGACCGGCGAGGTCCTGGAGAGCGCGACGCTCACCGCCGCGCAGTGGCGCGATCTCGCCGGGCAGACCGAGCGGCTCGCCCGCGAGGTGCGCGAGCGGTACGGGCTGCGGATCGTCGTGCACCCGCACGCCGACACCCACATCGACAGCGAGGAGAACGTCGCCCGCTTCCTCGACGCCACCGACCCCGACCTGGTGAGCCTCTGCCTGGACACCGGGCACTACGCCTACTGCGGCGGCGACAGCGTCAAGCTGATCGAGACGTACGGGGAGCGCATCGGCTACCTCCACCTCAAGCAGGTGGACCCGGACATCCTGGCCCAGGTGCATGCCGAGGAGCTGCCGTTCGGGCCCGCCGTGGCCCGGGGCGTGATGTGCGAGCCGCCCGCCGGGGTGCCCGCGCTCGAACCGGTGCTGGCCGCCGCCCAGGCGCTCGACGTCGACCTGTTCGCGATCGTGGAGCAGGACATGTACCCGTGCGATCCGGACCGGCCGCTGCCGATCGCCACGCGCACGCGCGCGTTCCTGCGCTCCTGCGGGGCGTGA
- the iolD gene encoding 3D-(3,5/4)-trihydroxycyclohexane-1,2-dione acylhydrolase (decyclizing): MSGTTRRLTTAQALLAFLSRQYTARSGAEQRLITATWGIFGHGNVAGIGQALLEPGSDMPYHQGRNEQAMVHAAVGYARQSGRLSAHAVTTSIGPGATNLVTGAALATVNHLPVLLLPGDVFASRPADPVLQQLEVPYAGDVSVNDCLRPVSRYFDRITRPEALIPAALAAMSVLADPARTGAVTLALPQDVQAEAYDWPEEFFRRRVWHVRAQEPDPAELDEAAELLRTARRPLVVAGGGVHHARAEDALRRFAERTGIPVASTQAGKGSLPYDHPCDVGGIGHTGTATADALAREADVVLGVGTRWTDFTTASSTLFQNPSVRFIGLNVNGADAHKLGALQLVTDARAGLAALAKALGEHRVAPAYTTAYGEAKAAWEERVTAAYAPGDEDARPTQAQVLGALDTLVTGDDILINAAGSLPGDLHKLWRTRSRDQYHVEYGYSCMGYEIPAAIGVALAAPGRPVWALVGDGTYLMNPTEIVTAVQENLPIKVVILQNHGYASIGGLSASVGGEGYGTAYRFKAPDGTYTGEPLPVDLAANAASLGMAVLRPKTVRDLREALATARAADRPTCVYVETETADTVSGPPPAQAWWDVPVAETATRSSAVEAREEYDRQVAARRRHL; encoded by the coding sequence ATGAGCGGTACGACCAGGCGCCTCACCACCGCGCAGGCGCTGCTCGCCTTCCTCTCCCGCCAGTACACGGCCCGCTCCGGCGCCGAGCAGCGCCTGATCACCGCCACCTGGGGCATCTTCGGCCACGGCAACGTCGCCGGGATCGGCCAGGCGCTCCTGGAGCCCGGCAGCGACATGCCGTACCACCAGGGCCGCAACGAACAGGCCATGGTGCACGCGGCCGTCGGCTACGCCCGGCAGTCGGGCCGGCTCTCGGCGCACGCGGTGACCACCTCGATCGGCCCCGGCGCCACCAACCTCGTCACGGGCGCGGCCCTGGCCACCGTGAACCATCTGCCGGTCCTGCTGCTGCCCGGCGACGTCTTCGCCTCCCGCCCGGCCGACCCGGTGCTCCAGCAGCTCGAAGTCCCTTACGCGGGCGATGTGTCGGTCAACGACTGTCTGCGTCCGGTCTCGCGCTACTTCGACCGGATCACCCGGCCCGAGGCCCTGATCCCGGCCGCGCTCGCCGCGATGAGCGTGCTCGCGGACCCGGCCAGGACCGGCGCGGTCACGCTGGCGCTGCCGCAGGACGTGCAGGCGGAGGCGTACGACTGGCCCGAGGAGTTCTTCCGGCGGCGGGTGTGGCACGTGCGCGCCCAGGAGCCGGACCCGGCCGAGCTCGACGAGGCGGCCGAACTGCTGCGCACCGCCCGCCGTCCGCTGGTCGTCGCGGGCGGCGGGGTGCACCACGCCCGCGCCGAGGACGCCCTGCGCCGCTTCGCCGAGCGGACCGGCATCCCGGTCGCTTCCACCCAGGCGGGCAAGGGCTCGCTGCCGTACGACCACCCCTGCGACGTGGGCGGCATCGGCCACACCGGCACCGCCACGGCCGACGCGCTCGCCCGCGAGGCCGATGTCGTCCTCGGGGTCGGCACCCGCTGGACCGACTTCACCACCGCCTCCTCGACCCTCTTCCAGAACCCTTCCGTCCGCTTCATCGGGCTCAACGTCAACGGCGCCGACGCCCACAAGCTGGGCGCGCTCCAGCTCGTCACCGACGCGCGCGCGGGCCTCGCCGCGCTCGCGAAGGCCCTCGGCGAGCACCGCGTCGCACCCGCCTATACGACCGCCTACGGCGAGGCGAAGGCCGCCTGGGAGGAGCGGGTGACCGCCGCGTACGCACCCGGAGACGAGGACGCCCGCCCCACCCAGGCCCAAGTCCTGGGCGCACTCGACACGTTGGTCACCGGGGACGACATCCTGATCAACGCGGCGGGCTCGCTCCCCGGCGATCTGCACAAGCTCTGGCGGACCCGCTCGCGCGACCAGTACCACGTCGAGTACGGCTACTCCTGCATGGGATACGAGATCCCGGCGGCGATCGGGGTTGCGCTCGCCGCGCCAGGCCGTCCGGTGTGGGCGCTGGTCGGCGACGGCACGTATCTGATGAATCCCACCGAGATCGTCACGGCGGTGCAGGAGAACCTCCCGATCAAGGTGGTGATCCTGCAGAACCACGGGTACGCCTCGATCGGCGGCCTCTCCGCCTCGGTGGGCGGCGAGGGCTACGGCACCGCGTACCGCTTCAAGGCACCCGACGGGACCTATACGGGCGAGCCGCTGCCGGTGGACCTGGCGGCCAACGCGGCCTCCCTCGGGATGGCCGTGCTGCGCCCCAAGACCGTTCGTGACCTGCGCGAAGCCCTCGCGACCGCCCGCGCGGCGGACCGTCCTACATGTGTCTACGTCGAGACCGAAACGGCAGACACTGTGTCGGGCCCGCCCCCGGCACAGGCGTGGTGGGATGTTCCTGTGGCCGAGACCGCGACCCGCTCGTCGGCGGTCGAGGCGCGTGAGGAGTACGACCGGCAAGTCGCAGCCCGACGCCGCCATCTCTGA
- the iolC gene encoding 5-dehydro-2-deoxygluconokinase, which yields MEAVPYDVITMGRIGVDLYPLQTGVPLSRVTSFGKFLGGSPSNVAVAAARLGRRTAVITGTGEDPFGEYLRAELGEFGVDARWVKSVPGLATPITFCEIFPPDDFPLYFYREPKAPDLELYEADLDLDAIRAARIFWVTGTGLSVEPSRSTTLAALAARSRTGTTVFDLDWRPAFWKDAAWKAPDRARSYYREALRHATVAVGNLDECEVATGERDPHAAARALLAAGVELAVVKQGPKGVLAVHRDGSTAEVPPVPVEVVNGLGAGDAFGGALCHGLLAGWGIERLMRYANAAGAIVASRLACSSAMPYPAEVERVLAGGRP from the coding sequence ATGGAGGCGGTTCCGTACGACGTGATCACCATGGGGCGGATCGGGGTGGACCTCTACCCGCTCCAGACCGGCGTGCCGCTCTCCCGGGTGACCTCGTTCGGCAAGTTCCTCGGCGGCTCGCCCTCCAATGTGGCGGTCGCGGCGGCCCGGCTCGGGCGCCGCACGGCCGTGATCACCGGCACCGGCGAGGACCCCTTCGGGGAGTATCTGCGCGCGGAGCTGGGCGAGTTCGGGGTCGACGCGCGCTGGGTGAAGAGCGTGCCGGGCCTGGCGACGCCGATCACCTTCTGCGAGATCTTCCCGCCGGACGACTTCCCGCTGTACTTCTACCGCGAGCCCAAGGCGCCCGACCTGGAGCTGTACGAGGCGGACCTCGACCTCGACGCGATTCGCGCGGCCCGGATCTTCTGGGTCACGGGCACCGGGCTGAGCGTCGAGCCGAGCCGGTCCACCACGCTGGCGGCGCTGGCCGCCCGCTCCCGTACCGGCACCACGGTCTTCGACCTCGACTGGCGGCCGGCGTTCTGGAAGGACGCAGCCTGGAAGGCCCCCGACCGGGCGCGGTCGTACTACCGCGAGGCCCTGCGCCACGCGACCGTCGCCGTCGGCAACCTCGACGAGTGCGAAGTGGCCACCGGGGAGCGGGATCCGCACGCCGCCGCCCGCGCGCTGCTCGCGGCCGGGGTCGAGCTCGCCGTCGTCAAGCAGGGGCCGAAGGGCGTGCTCGCCGTCCACCGGGACGGGAGCACCGCCGAGGTGCCGCCCGTCCCCGTGGAGGTGGTCAACGGGCTCGGCGCCGGGGACGCGTTCGGCGGGGCGCTCTGCCACGGGCTGCTGGCGGGCTGGGGCATCGAGCGGCTGATGCGGTACGCCAACGCCGCCGGCGCGATCGTCGCATCCCGGCTCGCCTGCTCCTCCGCCATGCCGTACCCGGCCGAGGTCGAGCGCGTACTGGCGGGGGGACGGCCGTGA
- the mmsA gene encoding CoA-acylating methylmalonate-semialdehyde dehydrogenase yields MTKTVNHWIGGKPVARAAGASGTYGPVTDPATGAVTTQVAFANVEEVDAAVAAAREAYATWGQSSLAQRTTVLFKFRALLDANRDAIAELITAEHGKVHSDALGEVARGLEVVDLACGINVQLKGELSTQVASRVDVASLRQPLGVVAGITPFNFPAMVPMWMFPLAIACGNTFVLKPSEKDPSAAMKIAELLSEAGLPDGVFNVVHGDKVAVDRLLEHPDVAAVSFVGSTPIARYIHTTASANGKRVQALGGAKNHMLVLPDADLDAAADAAVSAAYGSAGERCMAISAVVAVGAIGDELVAKIRERAEKIKIGPGDDPASEMGPLITAAHRDKVASYVKGAAAQGSEVVLDGTGYTVEGYENGHWIGLSLLDKVPTSADAYRDEIFGPVLCVLRVESYDEGLALINASPFGNGTAIFTRDGGAARRFQLEVEAGMVGVNVPIPVPVGYHSFGGWKDSLFGDHHIYGNDGTHFYTRGKVVTTRWPDPSEGPTGVDLGFPRNH; encoded by the coding sequence ATGACGAAGACCGTCAACCACTGGATTGGTGGTAAGCCCGTTGCGAGGGCTGCGGGCGCGTCCGGTACGTACGGCCCGGTCACCGATCCGGCCACCGGGGCCGTGACCACGCAGGTCGCCTTCGCCAATGTGGAGGAGGTGGACGCGGCGGTCGCCGCGGCCCGTGAGGCGTACGCGACCTGGGGCCAGTCTTCGCTGGCTCAACGTACGACGGTGCTGTTCAAGTTCCGCGCGCTGCTCGACGCCAACCGCGACGCGATCGCGGAGCTGATCACCGCCGAGCACGGCAAGGTGCACTCGGACGCGCTCGGCGAGGTCGCGCGCGGCCTGGAGGTCGTGGACCTGGCGTGCGGCATCAACGTGCAGCTCAAGGGCGAGCTGTCGACGCAGGTCGCCAGCCGGGTGGACGTCGCCTCGCTGCGCCAGCCGCTCGGTGTCGTCGCGGGCATCACGCCGTTCAACTTCCCGGCGATGGTGCCGATGTGGATGTTCCCGCTGGCCATCGCCTGCGGCAACACCTTCGTCCTCAAGCCGTCGGAGAAGGACCCGTCGGCGGCGATGAAGATCGCGGAGCTGCTCAGCGAGGCCGGGCTGCCCGACGGCGTCTTCAACGTCGTGCACGGCGACAAGGTGGCCGTCGACCGCCTCCTTGAGCACCCGGACGTGGCCGCCGTCTCCTTCGTCGGCTCCACCCCGATCGCCCGGTACATCCACACCACGGCCTCCGCCAACGGCAAGCGCGTCCAGGCCCTCGGCGGCGCCAAGAACCACATGCTGGTCCTGCCGGACGCCGACCTGGACGCGGCCGCCGACGCCGCCGTCTCGGCCGCGTACGGCTCGGCGGGCGAGCGCTGCATGGCCATCTCGGCGGTCGTCGCGGTGGGCGCCATCGGTGACGAGCTGGTGGCGAAGATCCGCGAGCGCGCCGAGAAGATCAAGATCGGCCCGGGCGACGACCCGGCCTCCGAGATGGGCCCGCTGATCACGGCCGCCCACCGAGACAAGGTCGCCTCGTACGTGAAGGGCGCGGCCGCGCAGGGCTCCGAAGTCGTCCTGGACGGCACCGGATACACGGTGGAGGGCTACGAGAACGGCCACTGGATCGGCCTCTCGCTGCTCGACAAGGTGCCGACCTCCGCCGACGCGTACAGGGACGAGATCTTCGGCCCGGTGCTGTGCGTGCTGCGCGTGGAGTCGTACGACGAGGGCCTGGCGCTCATCAACGCCTCGCCGTTCGGCAACGGCACCGCGATCTTCACCCGTGACGGCGGCGCGGCCCGCCGCTTCCAGCTGGAGGTCGAGGCCGGCATGGTCGGCGTCAACGTGCCGATCCCGGTGCCGGTGGGCTACCACTCCTTCGGCGGCTGGAAGGACTCGCTCTTCGGCGACCACCACATCTACGGCAACGACGGCACGCACTTCTACACCCGAGGCAAGGTCGTCACCACCCGCTGGCCGGACCCCTCCGAGGGCCCCACGGGCGTCGACCTGGGCTTCCCGCGCAACCACTGA
- the iolB gene encoding 5-deoxy-glucuronate isomerase yields the protein MDEHKDELFVRAGTTSREAYALDIGPERAGWGYSGLRVLELAPGGTHAFATGDSEWILLPLNGGCTVHVDDRIMELLGRESVFAGVTDFAYLPRDAHAQIASGAGGRFALAGASCERRLPARHGPAPEVPVERRGAGVSAREVRGFAAADVFACDRLIAVEVITPGGNWSSYPPHKHDEHVPGQESELEEIYYFEFATPQGFGYQRVSPSRPGGADVLAEVRAGDAVLVPDGWHGPSIAAPGHPMYYLNVMAGPGEERAWQIRFHPDHAEGYR from the coding sequence ATGGACGAGCACAAGGACGAGCTGTTCGTACGGGCCGGAACCACCTCCCGCGAGGCGTACGCCCTCGACATCGGCCCCGAGCGGGCCGGCTGGGGCTACTCGGGGCTGCGCGTGCTGGAGCTGGCGCCGGGCGGGACGCACGCCTTCGCCACCGGCGACAGCGAGTGGATCCTGCTGCCCCTCAATGGTGGCTGTACGGTACACGTAGATGACCGGATCATGGAACTGCTGGGCAGGGAGAGCGTGTTCGCCGGAGTCACCGACTTCGCGTACCTCCCGCGTGACGCCCACGCACAGATCGCCTCCGGCGCGGGAGGCCGGTTCGCCCTGGCAGGAGCGAGCTGCGAGCGCAGACTCCCCGCTCGTCACGGCCCCGCGCCGGAGGTGCCCGTCGAACGGCGCGGCGCGGGCGTCAGCGCCCGCGAGGTCCGGGGCTTCGCCGCCGCCGACGTCTTCGCGTGCGACCGGCTGATCGCCGTCGAGGTGATCACCCCGGGCGGCAACTGGTCCTCCTACCCGCCCCACAAGCACGACGAGCACGTCCCCGGGCAGGAGTCGGAGCTGGAGGAGATCTACTACTTCGAGTTCGCGACCCCGCAGGGCTTCGGCTACCAGCGCGTCTCGCCCTCGCGCCCCGGCGGCGCCGACGTGCTCGCCGAGGTCCGCGCCGGTGACGCCGTCCTCGTCCCCGACGGCTGGCACGGCCCCTCCATCGCAGCGCCCGGGCACCCCATGTACTACCTGAACGTGATGGCGGGCCCGGGCGAGGAACGCGCGTGGCAGATCCGCTTCCACCCCGACCATGCGGAGGGCTACCGATGA
- a CDS encoding Gfo/Idh/MocA family protein, giving the protein MTSAPLGIAVIGTGKMGADHVRRLTTVIGGARVAAVADIDAERAKAVAGPIDGCAAHTDPAAAMAAPGVDAVLIASSGPAHEPALLEAFRRGLPVLCEKPLTPDPGGALRVLEAETRLGRRLVQVGFMRRYDTEYVRLKALLDEGGLGRPLFLHCRHRNASSPSFFTTEMLIRDSVVHEVDAARWLLGQELTAVQVLRPRPSSYAPEGLGDPQLVLFETAGGAVVDVEIFVNCGFGYEVRCEAVCERGAASTGAGTGPVVRSGGRWGGEIPQDFTARFADAYDREVQAWVDATRQGRVEGPSTWDGYMAAVVCEAGVRAQRSGERVAVEPALERPGLYA; this is encoded by the coding sequence ATGACCTCCGCACCGCTCGGGATCGCCGTGATCGGCACCGGAAAGATGGGCGCCGACCACGTCCGCCGCCTCACCACCGTGATCGGCGGGGCCCGGGTCGCCGCCGTCGCCGACATCGACGCGGAGCGCGCCAAGGCCGTCGCCGGTCCGATCGACGGCTGCGCCGCCCACACCGACCCGGCGGCCGCGATGGCCGCGCCGGGCGTCGACGCGGTCCTGATCGCGTCCTCGGGCCCGGCCCACGAACCCGCGCTCCTGGAGGCGTTCCGGCGCGGGCTGCCCGTCCTGTGCGAGAAGCCGCTCACCCCGGACCCGGGCGGGGCCCTGCGGGTCCTGGAGGCCGAGACCCGGCTCGGGCGCCGCCTGGTGCAGGTGGGGTTCATGCGGCGGTACGACACGGAGTACGTACGCCTCAAGGCGCTGCTCGACGAGGGCGGCCTCGGGCGCCCGCTGTTCCTGCACTGCCGCCACCGCAACGCCTCCTCCCCCTCGTTCTTCACCACCGAGATGCTGATCCGCGACTCCGTGGTCCACGAGGTCGACGCGGCCCGCTGGCTGCTCGGCCAGGAGCTCACCGCCGTCCAGGTGCTCCGCCCGCGCCCCTCCTCGTACGCCCCGGAAGGCCTGGGCGACCCGCAGCTCGTGCTGTTCGAGACGGCCGGCGGCGCGGTCGTCGACGTCGAGATCTTCGTCAACTGCGGCTTCGGGTACGAGGTGCGCTGCGAGGCCGTCTGCGAGCGCGGCGCCGCCTCGACCGGCGCCGGGACCGGTCCGGTGGTCCGCTCCGGCGGACGTTGGGGCGGCGAGATCCCGCAGGACTTCACGGCCCGCTTCGCCGACGCGTACGACCGCGAGGTGCAGGCGTGGGTGGACGCCACCCGGCAGGGCCGCGTCGAGGGCCCGAGCACCTGGGACGGCTATATGGCGGCCGTGGTCTGCGAGGCGGGCGTACGGGCCCAGCGCTCGGGCGAGCGGGTGGCGGTCGAGCCCGCGCTGGAACGGCCGGGGCTGTACGCGTAG
- a CDS encoding AlpA family transcriptional regulator: MTDRRLWSYKEIAAHIRVQPDTVRSYRKHGLLPPPDTVENGKPFWYADTIRTWVARRPGNRSRRAND, translated from the coding sequence ATGACCGACCGACGGCTCTGGTCGTACAAGGAGATCGCCGCGCACATCCGCGTACAGCCGGACACGGTCCGCTCCTATCGCAAGCACGGGCTGCTGCCCCCGCCCGACACCGTCGAGAACGGCAAGCCCTTCTGGTACGCCGACACCATCCGTACCTGGGTCGCGCGCCGCCCGGGGAACCGGAGCCGCAGGGCGAACGACTGA
- a CDS encoding deoxyribose-phosphate aldolase produces MRISPGDLARVRARNPEAVAEAAARRERRPLVRGAGRLLIIAADHPARGALGVGDDAFAMADRSVLLERLCLALSRPGVDGVLASADILEDLLLLGALEDKVVMGSMNRGGLAGASFELDDRFTGHRAQDLARLGFDAGKLLLRVDYDDPGSLNTLYSAARAIDEMAERRLPVFVEPFICHRRDGRLRNDLSADAVTRSLAIASGLAGTSAYTWLKVPVTENPDDMARVMATTTLPAVLLGGDIGKTVGEQEAAYEKWRGALRLPTVQGLVAGRTLLYPADGDVAGAVDTAATLLRG; encoded by the coding sequence ATCCGCATCAGCCCCGGCGACCTCGCCCGGGTGCGCGCCCGGAACCCGGAGGCCGTCGCCGAAGCCGCCGCCCGGCGCGAACGGCGTCCGCTCGTGCGGGGCGCCGGGCGGCTCCTGATCATCGCGGCCGACCACCCCGCCCGGGGCGCGCTGGGCGTCGGCGACGACGCCTTCGCCATGGCCGACCGGTCCGTGCTGCTCGAACGGCTCTGCCTCGCGCTGTCCCGGCCCGGCGTCGACGGGGTGCTGGCCAGCGCGGACATCCTGGAGGACCTGCTGCTCCTGGGCGCCCTGGAGGACAAGGTCGTCATGGGGTCGATGAACCGGGGCGGGCTCGCCGGGGCCTCCTTCGAACTGGACGACCGGTTCACCGGCCACCGCGCCCAGGACCTCGCCCGGCTCGGCTTCGACGCGGGCAAACTGCTGCTGCGGGTCGACTACGACGACCCGGGCTCGCTCAACACGCTGTACTCGGCGGCCCGCGCCATCGACGAGATGGCGGAGCGTCGACTCCCCGTCTTCGTGGAGCCGTTCATCTGTCACCGGCGCGACGGACGGCTGCGGAACGATCTCAGCGCGGACGCGGTGACGCGCTCGCTCGCCATCGCCTCCGGACTGGCCGGGACCTCGGCGTACACCTGGCTGAAGGTGCCCGTCACCGAGAACCCGGACGACATGGCCCGGGTGATGGCGACCACCACGCTGCCCGCCGTGCTGCTCGGCGGGGACATCGGCAAGACCGTGGGAGAGCAGGAGGCGGCGTACGAGAAGTGGCGCGGCGCGCTGCGACTGCCCACCGTGCAGGGGCTGGTGGCCGGGCGCACCCTGCTCTATCCGGCCGACGGCGACGTGGCGGGCGCGGTCGACACCGCAGCCACGCTGCTGAGGGGGTAG
- a CDS encoding heavy-metal-associated domain-containing protein translates to MTAETEAAVATTGSCCSPAGSCHSAGPADVQVGSVTTVYQVSGMTCGHCEGAVSGEIGEIAGVGSVKAVAATGEVTVVSAAPLDDEAVRAAVDEAGFELVGRA, encoded by the coding sequence ATGACCGCCGAGACCGAAGCCGCCGTCGCCACGACCGGCTCCTGCTGCTCGCCCGCCGGTTCCTGCCACAGCGCCGGCCCGGCCGACGTCCAGGTCGGCTCCGTCACCACCGTCTACCAGGTCTCCGGCATGACCTGCGGGCACTGCGAGGGCGCCGTGTCGGGTGAGATCGGCGAGATCGCCGGCGTCGGTTCGGTGAAGGCCGTCGCCGCGACCGGCGAGGTGACCGTCGTCTCGGCCGCGCCGCTGGACGACGAGGCCGTCCGCGCGGCGGTCGACGAGGCCGGCTTCGAGCTGGTCGGCCGGGCCTGA